Proteins encoded by one window of Cystobacter ferrugineus:
- a CDS encoding adenylosuccinate synthetase codes for MERAKRLETLGLVAADTLLARWMAEAPATVFEGAQGVLLDEWRGFHPYTTWSRCTADNALGLIAESGVDLEIERVGVLRSHMVRHGAGPLPTETEELRPLLSEHNTLNDWQGQVRYGWFDAVLARYALDVLGGVDVLAITHLDLLRRLRTWKAAAGYQDGPVTRPAVEPIPSL; via the coding sequence ATGGAGCGGGCGAAGCGGCTGGAGACGCTCGGACTCGTGGCCGCGGACACCCTGCTCGCGCGCTGGATGGCCGAGGCTCCCGCCACGGTGTTCGAGGGAGCGCAGGGCGTGCTGCTCGACGAGTGGCGGGGTTTCCACCCGTACACCACCTGGTCCCGCTGCACCGCGGACAACGCACTCGGCCTCATCGCCGAGAGTGGCGTGGACCTGGAGATTGAACGGGTGGGCGTGCTGCGCAGCCACATGGTGCGCCACGGTGCGGGACCGCTGCCCACGGAGACGGAGGAATTGCGGCCGCTGCTCTCCGAGCACAACACGCTCAATGACTGGCAGGGCCAGGTCCGCTACGGCTGGTTCGACGCGGTGCTCGCCCGATACGCGCTCGACGTGCTGGGCGGAGTGGACGTGCTGGCGATCACCCACCTGGATCTGCTCCGCCGGCTGCGCACCTGGAAGGCCGCGGCGGGTTATCAGGACGGGCCCGTCACCCGGCCGGCCGTGGAACCGATTCCCTCTCTCTAG
- a CDS encoding NAD(P)-dependent alcohol dehydrogenase, giving the protein MPTVQAYAAPSAKAPLAPFSFERREPGPHDVLIDILFCGVCHSDIHTVRDEWGKAMYPLVPGHEIVGKVAQVGKSVTRYKVGDSVGVGCFVDSCRECTNCQAGEEQYCDRGMVGTYNAKDRQGTVTQGGYSTRITVNEQYVLRIPDNLPLDRAAPLLCAGITTYSPLRHFGVKAGDKVAVVGLGGLGHMGVKLAKEMGAEVTVLSTSEKKREDALALGARHFAATSDKDTFKKLAGSFNFILDTVSAPHDYNAYLNLLKVDGTMVLVGLPEAPVPLAAGPLVFRRRRLAGSLIGGIRETQEMLDFCGKHNVAADIEVIPVQKINEAYERMIKSDVRYRFVIDIASLRK; this is encoded by the coding sequence ATGCCGACCGTTCAAGCCTACGCCGCCCCCAGCGCCAAGGCCCCCCTGGCACCCTTCTCGTTCGAGCGCCGCGAGCCCGGCCCTCACGACGTGCTCATCGACATCCTCTTCTGTGGCGTGTGCCACTCGGACATCCACACGGTGCGCGACGAGTGGGGCAAGGCGATGTACCCGCTCGTGCCCGGCCATGAGATCGTCGGGAAGGTCGCCCAGGTGGGCAAGTCCGTCACCCGCTACAAGGTCGGCGACTCCGTGGGCGTGGGCTGTTTCGTGGACTCCTGCCGCGAGTGCACCAACTGCCAGGCGGGCGAGGAGCAGTACTGCGACCGGGGCATGGTGGGCACGTACAACGCCAAGGATCGTCAGGGCACCGTCACCCAGGGTGGCTACTCCACCCGCATCACGGTGAACGAGCAGTACGTGCTGCGCATCCCCGACAACCTCCCGCTGGACCGCGCCGCGCCGCTCTTGTGCGCGGGCATCACCACGTACTCGCCCCTGCGCCACTTCGGCGTGAAGGCCGGGGACAAGGTGGCCGTGGTGGGCCTGGGCGGACTCGGCCACATGGGCGTGAAGCTCGCCAAGGAGATGGGCGCCGAGGTCACCGTGCTGAGCACCTCGGAGAAGAAGCGCGAGGACGCGCTCGCCCTGGGCGCCAGGCACTTCGCCGCCACGTCCGACAAGGACACGTTCAAGAAGCTCGCGGGCTCCTTCAACTTCATCCTCGACACCGTCTCCGCCCCGCACGACTACAACGCCTACCTCAACCTGCTGAAGGTGGATGGCACCATGGTGCTCGTGGGCCTACCCGAGGCTCCCGTCCCCCTGGCCGCCGGACCCCTCGTCTTCCGCCGGCGCCGGCTCGCCGGCTCGCTCATCGGCGGCATCCGCGAGACCCAGGAGATGCTCGACTTCTGCGGCAAGCACAACGTGGCCGCGGACATCGAGGTCATCCCCGTCCAGAAGATCAACGAGGCCTACGAGCGCATGATCAAGAGCGACGTGCGCTACCGCTTCGTGATCGACATCGCCAGCCTGCGCAAGTGA
- a CDS encoding peptidase MA family metallohydrolase, with amino-acid sequence MTRAASTSLLLLALVLSAPLGARAEESSKNELKDRLGKVESALDNWDVPTARRELTALEGLVPEDIEPLKYYQGRVAFEEGNYPEAVELLQKSRIEDKPGSYLRLAKDTRDIVKGHRSVESEHFIFYYPPGKDEVLAPYALETLESIHRALAEDLGHRPPGKVRVEVVNNARELSKVSTLTYQQIQTTGTIAICKFNKLMVTSPKAVARGYDWQDTLAHEYIHLVVSQMSHNTVPIWLHEGLAKFLESRWRGKPGLAMTPSTLALLGRRVKEDKLIPFEKMHPSIAMLPTAEDAATAFAEVYFAMDYVYKTQGNKGLRDIILGLRDGKQDRKAVEGATDMSFAQFEKNWLAHIKQQPFPQELLPPEEVVLKENAKEPDDKKKGREISFGDFAEVTEIPARKFAHLGELMRERNRIKAAAEEYSRAHKLVGDKYESVSNKYALALLELRRLDEAEQVLRGSLRVHPGSPTTNVHLGRIFLHREDYQKARQSYLDALSSDPFDPEIHIALTRIHGALGETALASRARTASVVLTGMTPDEVSASAQVFLRDDSELVNAGNVGVEEPEDKAPAAPTDGGH; translated from the coding sequence ATGACGCGTGCCGCGAGCACATCCCTGTTGCTGCTGGCGCTGGTGCTGAGCGCCCCCCTGGGCGCGCGCGCCGAGGAGTCGTCGAAGAACGAGCTCAAGGATCGGCTGGGCAAGGTGGAGTCGGCGCTGGACAACTGGGACGTGCCCACGGCGCGCCGCGAGCTGACGGCGCTCGAGGGCCTCGTCCCGGAGGACATCGAGCCGCTCAAGTACTACCAGGGCCGCGTGGCCTTCGAGGAGGGCAACTACCCGGAGGCGGTGGAGCTCCTGCAGAAGTCGCGCATCGAGGACAAGCCGGGCAGCTACCTGCGGCTGGCCAAGGACACGCGCGACATCGTCAAGGGCCACCGCTCCGTGGAGAGCGAGCACTTCATCTTCTACTACCCTCCGGGCAAGGACGAGGTGCTGGCGCCCTACGCGCTGGAGACGCTGGAGTCCATCCACCGCGCGCTCGCCGAGGACCTGGGCCACCGGCCTCCGGGCAAGGTGCGCGTGGAGGTGGTGAACAACGCGCGCGAGCTGTCCAAGGTGAGCACCCTCACCTATCAGCAGATCCAGACGACGGGCACCATCGCCATCTGCAAGTTCAACAAGCTCATGGTGACGAGCCCCAAGGCCGTGGCGCGCGGCTACGACTGGCAGGACACGCTCGCGCACGAGTACATCCACCTGGTGGTCAGCCAGATGAGCCACAACACCGTGCCCATCTGGCTGCACGAGGGCCTGGCCAAGTTCCTCGAGTCGCGCTGGCGCGGCAAGCCAGGGCTCGCCATGACGCCCTCCACGCTGGCGCTGCTCGGGCGGCGGGTGAAGGAGGACAAGCTCATCCCCTTCGAGAAGATGCACCCCTCCATCGCCATGCTGCCCACCGCCGAGGACGCCGCCACCGCCTTCGCCGAGGTCTATTTCGCCATGGACTACGTCTACAAGACCCAGGGCAACAAGGGCCTGCGCGACATCATCCTCGGCCTGCGCGATGGCAAACAGGACCGCAAGGCGGTGGAGGGCGCCACGGACATGTCCTTCGCCCAGTTCGAGAAGAACTGGCTCGCGCACATCAAGCAGCAGCCCTTCCCCCAGGAGCTGCTGCCGCCCGAGGAAGTCGTGCTCAAGGAGAACGCCAAGGAGCCGGACGACAAGAAGAAGGGACGGGAGATCTCCTTCGGCGACTTCGCGGAGGTGACGGAGATACCGGCGCGCAAGTTCGCCCACCTGGGCGAGCTCATGCGCGAGCGCAACCGCATCAAGGCCGCCGCCGAGGAGTACTCGCGCGCGCACAAGCTCGTGGGCGACAAGTACGAGTCCGTGTCCAACAAGTACGCGCTCGCGCTCCTGGAGCTGCGACGGCTGGACGAGGCGGAGCAGGTGCTGCGCGGCTCGCTGCGCGTGCACCCGGGCTCTCCGACCACGAACGTGCACCTGGGCCGCATCTTCCTGCACCGCGAGGACTACCAGAAGGCCCGCCAGTCCTACCTGGATGCGCTCTCCTCGGATCCGTTCGATCCGGAAATCCACATCGCGCTCACCCGCATCCACGGAGCGCTCGGCGAGACGGCGCTCGCCAGCCGAGCCCGCACCGCGAGCGTGGTCCTCACCGGGATGACCCCGGACGAGGTCAGCGCCAGCGCCCAGGTCTTCCTGCGCGACGACTCGGAGCTCGTGAACGCCGGCAACGTCGGCGTGGAAGAGCCGGAAGACAAGGCACCCGCCGCCCCCACGGACGGCGGCCACTGA
- a CDS encoding DUF4175 family protein gives MNLEPPQPTGPELPPPPPPPPAPPAVRSLGPRPSGVVELLAAVRARQRRQLWFQGALLGVALCLGLWVAGGFLALATPTGGRWVMMLAPVAGALLAVGFGVGLSLRTVGDDFRTARLIGERQPALSLDVLAAVELAREQDRQPGHSATLADAFLRQMDARVRHVDVGRVVDGSRVKQAGLVLGGTVLVLACVLLLAGAHWRLGWNKALESLNPVAQAETREPITGDIEITYRYPAYTGLTPRTVPGTNGEVSAPAGTEVQLKTRSDREVQRAELVVNGEVLPLTVTDKRELVGSFVAKKAGSYHFVFYDTGRAPLATGPDIPLNVEADAPPQVQLLTPAAELEIDPGQQVVLKYEASDDYGLNGLALVFRVPGSKEESRIPLPRQDGRRDKGTYNWNLGTLKVQPGDRISYFIEARDNDAVEGPKRGVSRTQVLRVYSAAEHLRAALQKVEALWGRMVDHLADRLEGPEREKVRDVKKVLAAQAVDTSGQTLVADLGTLAQELRRERDTPAELVTALTNIASTLGQRVRATSDFRRVYQRTQQRQAGNDFGVGERLGALVSEEITELEKDVLYLESLLDRQKLEALQELAKQLANERRELANLIEEYKSKPDEQTREQVMQQIQQMRARIEELMQRMAELRRGIRDEHLNAEALQDMMKDQDMQSALDDVERLMREGKTDEALAKLQELSMQMDEMLNGLNDAQEEFGGEQFPELTQKFGQFMSDLEKTAKEQQRVADATQSIRDQAKKQNQDRLAERGKAMKEELQRQIEKVQKDYQELRPDQLSSRASFPLEQAQSELENAKNALKVDDYDLAAESAQRASEAAQQLAHYGEQQRSLDEMYGNPPAVRRQSEELAEQLEEDARTMEEVNRKLQSLFPPPGSHLSPQEKQQLQQLAEEQQALEQQSKGLRQQMEEMEQMAPLFGQEAGEQMEEIGRRMGEAAQRMQGKDANRGHGEQQAALEGLRQFQKQMKESQQRKGKGRGLPLPMGMGSGRGQGNGQDPRDKVEIPDEEAYQAPREFRKDLLDAMKEGTPEKYRDQVKRYYEELVK, from the coding sequence GTGAACCTAGAACCCCCGCAGCCCACAGGTCCCGAACTTCCTCCTCCACCGCCTCCGCCCCCGGCGCCTCCCGCGGTGCGCTCCCTCGGGCCGCGCCCCTCGGGCGTCGTGGAGTTGCTGGCCGCGGTGCGCGCGCGCCAACGCCGTCAGCTCTGGTTCCAGGGCGCGCTGCTCGGAGTGGCGCTGTGCCTCGGGTTGTGGGTGGCCGGAGGCTTCCTCGCCCTGGCCACGCCCACGGGAGGCCGCTGGGTGATGATGCTCGCGCCCGTGGCGGGCGCGCTGCTCGCCGTGGGCTTCGGCGTCGGGCTCTCCCTGCGCACCGTGGGCGATGACTTCCGGACCGCGCGCCTCATCGGCGAGCGCCAGCCCGCCCTGTCGCTGGACGTGCTCGCCGCGGTGGAGCTGGCCCGGGAGCAGGACCGGCAGCCGGGCCACTCCGCCACCCTCGCCGACGCCTTCCTGCGCCAGATGGACGCGCGCGTGCGGCACGTGGACGTGGGCCGGGTGGTGGATGGCTCGCGGGTGAAGCAGGCGGGGCTCGTGCTCGGCGGGACGGTGCTCGTGCTGGCGTGCGTGCTCCTGCTCGCCGGTGCGCACTGGCGCCTGGGGTGGAACAAGGCGCTCGAGTCGCTCAACCCCGTCGCCCAGGCCGAGACGCGCGAGCCCATCACCGGCGACATCGAGATCACCTACCGCTACCCGGCGTACACGGGGCTCACCCCGCGCACCGTGCCGGGCACCAACGGCGAGGTGAGCGCTCCGGCGGGCACCGAGGTGCAGCTCAAGACGCGCTCGGACCGGGAGGTGCAGCGCGCGGAGCTGGTCGTCAACGGCGAGGTGCTCCCGCTCACCGTCACGGACAAGCGCGAGCTGGTGGGCTCCTTCGTGGCGAAGAAGGCGGGCAGCTACCACTTCGTCTTCTACGACACCGGCCGCGCGCCCCTGGCCACCGGGCCGGACATCCCGCTCAACGTGGAGGCGGACGCCCCGCCCCAGGTGCAGCTCCTCACACCCGCGGCGGAGCTCGAGATCGATCCCGGCCAGCAGGTGGTGCTCAAGTACGAGGCCAGCGACGACTATGGCCTCAATGGCCTCGCGCTCGTCTTCCGCGTGCCGGGATCCAAGGAGGAGTCGCGCATCCCCCTGCCCCGCCAGGATGGCCGCCGCGACAAGGGTACCTACAACTGGAACCTCGGCACGCTGAAGGTGCAGCCGGGAGACCGCATCTCCTACTTCATCGAGGCCCGGGACAACGACGCGGTGGAGGGCCCCAAGCGGGGCGTGAGCCGCACCCAGGTGCTGCGCGTCTACAGCGCCGCCGAGCACCTGCGCGCCGCGCTGCAGAAGGTCGAGGCGCTCTGGGGCCGCATGGTGGACCACCTGGCCGACCGGCTCGAGGGCCCCGAGCGGGAGAAGGTACGGGACGTGAAGAAGGTGCTCGCCGCGCAGGCGGTGGACACGAGTGGCCAGACGCTGGTGGCGGACCTGGGCACGCTCGCCCAGGAGCTGCGCCGCGAGCGCGACACCCCGGCCGAGCTCGTCACCGCGCTCACCAACATCGCCAGCACGCTGGGCCAGCGCGTGCGCGCCACCTCGGACTTCCGCCGCGTCTACCAGCGCACCCAGCAGCGCCAGGCCGGCAATGACTTCGGCGTCGGCGAGCGCCTGGGCGCGCTCGTCTCCGAGGAGATCACCGAGCTGGAGAAGGACGTGCTCTACCTGGAGTCGCTCCTGGACCGGCAGAAGCTCGAGGCGCTGCAGGAGCTGGCCAAGCAGCTCGCCAACGAGCGCCGGGAGCTGGCCAACCTCATCGAGGAGTACAAGTCCAAGCCCGACGAGCAGACGCGCGAGCAGGTGATGCAGCAGATCCAGCAGATGCGCGCGCGCATCGAGGAGCTGATGCAGCGCATGGCCGAGCTGCGCCGGGGCATCCGCGACGAGCACCTCAACGCCGAGGCCCTTCAGGACATGATGAAGGACCAGGACATGCAGAGCGCGCTGGATGACGTGGAGCGGCTCATGCGCGAGGGCAAGACGGACGAGGCGCTCGCCAAGCTCCAGGAGCTGTCCATGCAGATGGACGAGATGCTCAACGGCCTCAACGACGCGCAGGAGGAGTTCGGCGGCGAGCAGTTCCCCGAGCTCACGCAGAAGTTCGGCCAGTTCATGAGCGACCTGGAGAAGACGGCCAAGGAGCAGCAGCGCGTGGCCGACGCCACCCAGTCCATCCGCGATCAAGCCAAGAAGCAGAACCAGGACCGGCTCGCCGAGCGCGGCAAGGCGATGAAGGAAGAGCTGCAGCGGCAGATCGAGAAGGTGCAGAAGGACTACCAGGAGCTGCGGCCGGATCAGCTCAGCAGCCGCGCCTCCTTCCCGCTGGAACAGGCCCAGTCGGAGCTGGAGAACGCGAAGAACGCGCTCAAGGTGGACGACTACGACCTAGCGGCGGAGTCCGCCCAGCGCGCCTCCGAGGCGGCCCAGCAGCTCGCCCACTACGGTGAGCAGCAGCGCTCGCTGGACGAGATGTACGGCAACCCGCCCGCGGTGCGCCGCCAGTCGGAGGAACTCGCCGAGCAGTTGGAGGAGGACGCGCGCACCATGGAGGAGGTCAATCGCAAGCTCCAGTCGCTCTTCCCGCCCCCCGGCTCGCATCTCAGCCCCCAGGAAAAGCAGCAGTTGCAGCAGCTCGCCGAGGAGCAGCAGGCGCTGGAGCAACAGTCCAAGGGTCTGCGCCAGCAGATGGAGGAGATGGAGCAGATGGCGCCCCTGTTCGGCCAGGAGGCCGGCGAGCAGATGGAGGAGATTGGCCGGCGCATGGGCGAGGCCGCGCAGCGCATGCAGGGCAAGGACGCCAACCGGGGCCACGGCGAGCAGCAGGCGGCGCTCGAGGGCCTGCGCCAGTTCCAGAAGCAGATGAAGGAGAGCCAGCAGCGCAAGGGCAAGGGGCGCGGGCTGCCGCTGCCCATGGGCATGGGCTCGGGGCGCGGACAGGGCAACGGCCAGGATCCGCGCGACAAGGTGGAGATCCCCGACGAGGAGGCCTACCAGGCACCGCGCGAGTTCCGGAAGGACCTGCTCGACGCCATGAAGGAAGGCACGCCGGAGAAGTACCGGGATCAGGTGAAGCGCTACTACGAGGAGCTGGTGAAGTGA
- a CDS encoding MarR family winged helix-turn-helix transcriptional regulator: MKPIDEVAESPTAGRDNKAPLGEVLEFMRLLWAVDHGLQSTSKRMESTLGLTGPQRLVLRLVGRFPGITAGRLAHIMHVHPSTLTGVLKRMEKRGLLERKSDPLDGRKALFALTETGRTMDIPATGTVEAAVERVLSRLSRPRLQAAQEALMALAEELGGADSPGEYAQSPSLTKEEAVVPPAADAPANPSPQR; encoded by the coding sequence ATGAAGCCAATCGACGAAGTGGCTGAGTCGCCCACCGCGGGCAGGGACAACAAGGCCCCACTGGGCGAGGTCCTGGAGTTCATGCGACTGCTGTGGGCGGTCGACCACGGTTTGCAGTCCACCTCCAAGCGCATGGAGTCCACGCTGGGCCTGACGGGTCCGCAGCGGCTGGTGCTCCGGTTGGTGGGGCGTTTTCCCGGCATCACCGCGGGCCGGCTCGCGCATATCATGCACGTGCACCCCAGCACGCTCACCGGCGTGCTCAAGCGCATGGAGAAGCGGGGGCTGCTCGAGCGCAAGTCGGATCCGCTCGACGGACGCAAGGCCCTCTTCGCCCTCACCGAGACGGGCCGCACCATGGATATACCCGCCACGGGGACCGTGGAGGCCGCCGTGGAGCGGGTGCTCTCTCGTCTGTCGCGCCCCCGGCTCCAGGCCGCCCAGGAGGCCCTGATGGCGCTCGCCGAGGAACTGGGCGGAGCGGATTCGCCGGGCGAGTACGCCCAGAGCCCCTCGCTGACCAAGGAGGAAGCGGTCGTGCCGCCGGCCGCCGATGCACCGGCCAACCCCTCGCCCCAGCGCTGA
- a CDS encoding class I SAM-dependent methyltransferase: MTPSLDSEARKRDQEDLEGFELPFFQKLVVLLWALLISILARLTDLVLLLGHPRLLRPYLGIWLAERLHSPYRARRTFEVVRALQSTGQRFRELIYGETPLLTALWAFRRAGLGPGSRLVDLGAGRGRVLIAARWLGAEAVGVELIASHVESVAKRLGPAGITLVQGDAARADLSGATHVFTNWLALAPETKAKLVERFRTCAPGTRFITVTHPIEAEDFVRCSRHRLLFTWGFEFVWIHEYRPG, translated from the coding sequence ATGACACCATCCCTGGATTCGGAAGCCCGGAAGCGCGACCAGGAGGACCTGGAGGGGTTCGAGCTGCCCTTCTTCCAGAAGCTCGTCGTCCTGCTCTGGGCACTGCTGATCAGCATCCTCGCGCGGCTCACGGACCTGGTGCTGCTGCTCGGGCATCCCCGGCTGCTGCGGCCCTACCTGGGCATCTGGCTCGCCGAGCGCCTGCATTCACCCTACCGGGCCCGGCGCACGTTCGAGGTGGTGCGGGCGCTGCAGAGCACGGGTCAGCGCTTCCGGGAGCTCATCTACGGCGAGACACCGTTGCTCACGGCGCTGTGGGCATTCCGGCGGGCGGGGCTGGGTCCGGGCAGCCGGCTGGTGGACCTGGGGGCGGGGCGGGGGCGGGTGCTCATCGCGGCGCGCTGGCTGGGGGCGGAGGCGGTGGGCGTGGAACTCATCGCCAGCCACGTGGAGAGCGTGGCGAAGCGGCTCGGGCCCGCGGGCATCACGCTCGTGCAGGGCGACGCGGCCCGGGCGGACCTGAGCGGCGCCACGCACGTCTTCACCAACTGGTTGGCGCTCGCCCCGGAGACGAAGGCGAAGCTCGTCGAGCGCTTCCGCACCTGCGCGCCCGGCACGCGCTTCATCACGGTGACCCATCCCATCGAGGCCGAGGACTTCGTGCGCTGCTCGCGCCACCGGCTGCTCTTCACGTGGGGCTTCGAGTTCGTGTGGATTCACGAGTACCGGCCCGGGTGA
- a CDS encoding type VI immunity family protein, which produces MPRSSRRSERLLLSLGEWPDAIDTAKEHHLPQYLALAHLMEPFLYEQHTNRFSVERDIMRHWVRHLSRIVGET; this is translated from the coding sequence ATGCCGAGATCCTCGAGACGGTCAGAGCGCCTGCTGCTCTCCCTCGGCGAGTGGCCTGATGCCATCGATACCGCGAAGGAGCACCACCTACCTCAATACCTGGCGCTGGCGCACCTGATGGAGCCGTTCCTCTACGAGCAGCACACCAACAGGTTCTCCGTGGAGAGGGACATCATGCGCCACTGGGTTCGCCATCTGTCCCGAATTGTTGGCGAAACCTGA
- a CDS encoding SDR family oxidoreductase: protein MSGTKQGGTKSKVAIVTGASRGIGAAIAERLARDGFSVVVNYSSDASPAEVLVRGIQSTGGRAIAVRADVSDAGAVRRMFEATEAEFGGIDVLVNNAGIMSLARIAETDDTTFERLMNVNVKGTFNTLREGAVRIREGGRIINFSSSVVGLLQPTYGVYAATKAAVEAMTSVLAKELRGRSITVNAIAPGPTATDLFLKGKPQEAIDRLAKAAPLERLGQPEDIARAVAFLAGPDGAWINGQTLRANGGII from the coding sequence ATGAGTGGGACAAAGCAGGGCGGGACGAAGAGCAAGGTGGCGATCGTCACGGGTGCATCCCGCGGCATCGGCGCGGCGATCGCGGAGCGGCTGGCCCGGGACGGCTTCTCCGTGGTGGTCAACTACTCGAGCGATGCCTCCCCCGCCGAGGTGCTGGTGCGCGGCATCCAGAGCACGGGAGGGCGTGCGATCGCCGTGAGGGCCGATGTCAGTGATGCGGGGGCGGTGCGCCGCATGTTCGAGGCCACGGAGGCGGAGTTCGGCGGCATCGACGTGCTCGTCAACAACGCGGGCATCATGTCGCTCGCCCGCATCGCCGAGACCGATGACACCACGTTCGAGCGCCTGATGAACGTCAACGTGAAGGGCACGTTCAACACCCTGCGCGAGGGGGCGGTCCGCATCCGCGAGGGTGGCCGGATCATCAACTTCTCCTCCAGCGTCGTGGGTCTGCTCCAGCCGACCTACGGGGTCTATGCCGCCACGAAGGCCGCGGTGGAGGCCATGACGAGCGTGCTCGCCAAGGAACTCCGGGGCCGCTCCATCACCGTGAACGCCATCGCTCCGGGACCGACCGCGACCGACCTCTTCCTCAAGGGCAAGCCGCAGGAGGCCATCGACCGGCTCGCCAAGGCCGCTCCGCTCGAGCGGCTCGGCCAGCCCGAGGACATCGCGCGGGCCGTGGCCTTCCTCGCCGGCCCTGATGGGGCGTGGATCAACGGTCAGACGCTGCGCGCCAACGGCGGAATCATCTAG
- a CDS encoding sulfate/molybdate ABC transporter ATP-binding protein: MSVIVEHLTRQFTQGGTPAVSDVSFQAPSGAITTLLGPSGAGKSTLLRIIAGLELPDAGRVLIEGVDCTNMPVQQRGIGVVFQSYALFKHMTVRKNLAFGLETRRLPRAEVEARVDEMLKLVQLEELGERYPGQLSGGQRQRVAFARALAIRPKLLLLDEPFGALDSRVRVELREWLQSLHERTGVTTLLVTHDQEEALEISQHVVVLSEGRVAQEGPPEEIYDRPATPFVASFVGGTSVLRGQVQSGRARVGSLVVEAPQSAREGETVQAFVRPHDIKLVKPAQGAEEPTASLVKRLKPVGGYVKVLLKLPTGESMAVEVPRSEFDNLGVVEGDLVHADVRMAKVFVGDYVI, from the coding sequence ATGAGCGTCATCGTCGAGCACCTGACCCGGCAGTTCACGCAAGGCGGGACGCCCGCCGTGTCGGACGTGTCCTTCCAAGCGCCCTCGGGGGCCATCACCACGCTGCTGGGCCCCTCGGGGGCGGGCAAGAGCACGCTGCTGCGGATCATCGCGGGCCTGGAGTTGCCGGACGCGGGGCGTGTGCTCATCGAGGGCGTGGATTGCACGAACATGCCCGTGCAGCAGCGCGGCATCGGGGTCGTCTTCCAGAGCTACGCGCTCTTCAAGCACATGACGGTGCGCAAGAACCTGGCCTTCGGGCTGGAGACGCGCCGGCTGCCGCGCGCCGAGGTGGAGGCGCGCGTGGACGAGATGCTCAAGCTCGTTCAATTGGAGGAGCTGGGCGAGCGCTACCCCGGGCAGCTCTCGGGAGGACAGCGCCAGCGCGTGGCGTTCGCGCGGGCGCTCGCCATCCGGCCCAAGCTGCTGCTGCTGGACGAGCCCTTCGGCGCGCTGGACAGCCGCGTGCGCGTGGAGCTGCGCGAGTGGCTCCAATCCCTGCACGAGCGCACGGGTGTCACCACACTGCTCGTCACGCATGACCAGGAGGAGGCGCTGGAGATTTCCCAGCACGTGGTGGTGCTGAGCGAGGGGCGGGTGGCGCAGGAGGGGCCGCCGGAGGAAATCTATGATCGGCCGGCCACGCCCTTCGTGGCCTCCTTCGTGGGGGGCACGAGCGTGCTGCGCGGCCAGGTGCAGTCGGGCCGGGCCCGGGTGGGCTCGCTGGTGGTGGAGGCGCCCCAGAGCGCGCGCGAGGGAGAAACGGTGCAGGCCTTCGTCCGCCCGCATGACATCAAGCTCGTCAAACCGGCGCAGGGTGCGGAGGAGCCCACGGCGAGCCTGGTGAAGCGGCTCAAGCCCGTGGGTGGGTACGTGAAGGTGCTGCTCAAACTGCCCACCGGGGAGAGCATGGCCGTCGAGGTGCCCCGCTCCGAGTTCGACAACCTGGGTGTCGTCGAGGGGGATCTCGTGCATGCCGACGTGCGCATGGCCAAGGTGTTCGTCGGCGACTACGTCATCTGA
- the cysW gene encoding sulfate ABC transporter permease subunit CysW yields MHPATVIPQRARRTVAAPALMRWLLIGGALAFLGVFLVVPLLAVFTYALQKGVGAYLAALSDPETMSAIRLTLLAAAIAVPLNLVFGLAAAWLIAHFRFWGRDVLLTLIDLPFSVSPVIAGLIFVLLFGRQGWFGPWLAEREIQIIFAVPGIVLATVFITFPFVVREVLPVMQAQGQDEEEAALSLGASGWRTFWHVTLPKVKWGVLYGVLLCNARAMGEFGAVSVVSGHVRGVTNTLPLHAEILYNEYNLAGAFSVASLLTVLALITLAIKKYVEWRAESP; encoded by the coding sequence ATGCACCCGGCCACCGTCATCCCGCAGCGCGCCCGGCGCACCGTCGCGGCTCCCGCGCTGATGCGCTGGCTGCTCATCGGCGGAGCGCTCGCCTTCCTCGGCGTCTTCCTCGTCGTGCCGCTTTTGGCCGTGTTCACCTACGCCCTGCAGAAGGGCGTGGGCGCGTACCTGGCGGCCCTGAGCGATCCCGAGACGATGTCGGCCATCCGCCTCACGCTCCTGGCCGCCGCCATCGCCGTGCCACTCAACCTGGTGTTCGGGCTGGCCGCCGCGTGGCTCATCGCGCACTTCCGCTTCTGGGGGCGGGACGTACTGCTCACGCTCATCGACCTGCCCTTCAGCGTGTCGCCCGTCATCGCGGGGCTCATCTTCGTGCTGCTCTTCGGCCGGCAGGGCTGGTTCGGCCCGTGGCTGGCCGAGCGGGAAATTCAAATCATCTTCGCGGTGCCCGGCATCGTGCTGGCCACGGTGTTCATCACCTTCCCCTTCGTGGTGCGCGAGGTGCTGCCCGTCATGCAGGCCCAGGGGCAGGACGAAGAGGAGGCGGCACTGTCGCTGGGGGCCAGCGGCTGGCGCACCTTCTGGCACGTGACGCTGCCCAAGGTGAAGTGGGGCGTGCTCTACGGCGTGCTGCTGTGCAACGCGCGCGCGATGGGCGAGTTCGGCGCGGTGTCGGTCGTCTCCGGACACGTGCGCGGGGTGACCAACACCCTGCCGCTGCACGCGGAGATCCTCTACAACGAATACAACCTCGCGGGAGCGTTTTCCGTGGCCTCGCTGCTCACGGTGCTCGCGCTGATCACCCTGGCCATCAAGAAGTACGTCGAGTGGAGGGCCGAGTCCCCATGA